The following nucleotide sequence is from Paenibacillus antri.
AAATGAAGACCTGGGTCGTGCATCATGATGATCTTGATGAGGACAGTTTGAAGAGCTTTCAGGCCTTCTTCTCCGTTGTCGATGTGCCGGAGGAGATTGATACGGTTGGCGACGAGTGGTTGTATGCACTTGAAGACCTTCCCTTTCCTGCAGAGGTCAGCATTCATTTTCAGGTGCAAACACCGCATGAAGCGGCGGGTGGATTGCAGCGAAATCGCAAGGTGCTGAAGGATCAGAGGCGCGAGTATAAGGAAGCATCCGAGGAGACACCGATAACACTGGAATGGGCAGGCAAGCGCGGGCGGGTGTTGGAGAACAAGCTTCAGAAAGGGATGCCGCTCGTATGGGCGTCTACTTGGCTGAACGTTTCAGCTTCCTCCCGCAAGGAACTGGAGGAACGTTCAGCGCAGCTCCTGCAATTGTATGCAACCAAACAAATTCGCGTGGTTCGCTCTCCAGCGGATCAGGGCACGGCTTTTCAGCTCTTTTTGCCCGGTTCGGCGATGGACAAGCAGAACCGCATCCCGATGGATCCGAAGTTTCTGTCAGCTGGAATGCTGCATGGTTCGCGGGAAATCGGCGACCCGGACGGCGACTATATCGGACGCACCTTGCATCGCATTCCGGTGCTGCTGGATTTGAAGCGCCCGATGTCCAAGGAACTGAACCGTTCCGGGGCGATTGTCATTGTCGGTACGCTTGGCTCAGGAAAATCCGTATTGAAGAAGACGCTATTCTACCATGGGTACAATCAGGGCGGCATTGTGTTCTCCATTGATCCCAAAGATGAGGATGGCAGCTTTGCTTTGATCCCGGATATCCATGAGAACATGATACGGCTTAATTTTTCAGCGGAGTCAACGACGAAGTTCAATCCGTTTCGCATGTCGAAAAGTGAAGAACGCTCTCACGGCATTGTACTGGACTTCCTGAGTCTATTACTTGAAGGAACAAGAAACGATGAACGAGCTGACGCATTAATGGAGGCCGTTGAGCGAACCTTTGAGCAGGAGAAGCGCGACCTTCACATCTTTATGACGGAGCTAACGCATATCGCAACGGAATCACCGATGGAAGCGATCCGGGTGGAAGCCAGAAGATGTGTGAACCGTTTACTGTCGTACTCGCGCAGCCCGTTTGGTAAATTCATCTTTGCCCACGACGGGGAAGAAAATGCCCAGCTCAGCGGTGCGCGTTTTATTGTCATTACGCTGGCTGGATTGCCGCTACCGAAGAAACGGAGTGAACGTCTGCAAACGGCGCTGACGCCGAATGAGCGATTTGGTCTTGGCATCATGTATCTGGTAGCCGCGCTCGGGCGCGAGTACATGTTTTATAGCCCACACGATCAACTAAAAATATTTGGCATTGACGAATCTTGGATGCTGAAAGCTTTTCCCGAGGGTGCGTTACTGATTGATGAAATCATCCGCATGGGCCGCTCTTTCGCGGTAGTGCCGCTTTTGGCAACACAAAACCCGGGGGACGTTGCCGATGAAGAGACCCGCAACAATTTGGGGTCTATTTTTTGTTTCCGTACGGAGGACCCTCGGGCTATTGCGGACAACCTGACATTGATTGGACTTGATCCCGATGATGAGGACATGATTCAGGCGTTTCGTGAATTGAAGGCCGGAGATTGCTACATGAAAGATATAACGGGTCGGATCGGGCGGGTGCATATTGAACCGACCCCGGACGATCTGCTCACCATCTTTAATACATCGCCGGATCGTGTGTCGAGGGAAAGGAGGGAAACCCCTTGAGACGAAAATGCCGTTATGGGCTTTTACTGCTGGTGTTTATCGCTTGTTTGATGAGTTTGGCAAACCCACTCACCGTTTTTGCACAAGCGCCGCCCCAAGATATGCTCGACCAACTGTTGCCGGGTGAAAGTCAGATGGGCATTGAACCGGGTGATCGGACGCTGGATTACCGTCAGTACCCGACGGATCACTATACATGGGATTTGGGCTACGATCTCGTGGAGTGGTCAGGTTGGAAGCCGAAGCTGAATAATCCATTTCCGATCATTCTGAATTGGATCGCGAATGGGCTATTTTTGGCGAATGCCTTCATTACCCGGCTTTCTATTTTTCTGATGCAGCTTGGTTTTCATACCGATCTGGTTAACGAACAACTGTCGCTGATCCTGCCAATCATGGAAGGGATGCGAACAGGTTTTTTTTCCAAATTTTTGCCGTTTGCTCTTGTGCTCTTGGCGGCGTGGATGGTGAAGGTCGGGTACTGGAACAACCAGACAACTCGGCTGATGTCCGGCGTCGTTGGTTCGATTGTTGTCCTGATCGGCAGCTACTGGTTTTTCACCCATTCGGGTCAGAGCATCCGTGCGGTATCACAGACGATGGACAAGCTGACGCAAATTACGATGGGATCGCTGGCCGCGCCTTACCAACGCGTGACGGGAGAGCAACTGGGCGCAGGTCTGGCGAATGTGGCAGATCAACAGTTGATGGCGACGTCCAATCGGCTATGGAAATTGTTTGTAGACCGTCCTTGGACGATCGGACAATTCAACCGACAGGATGGAAACGTGGTGCGCATGACAGCGGAGGAAGTAGAGGCGATTTTGGATCAAGCAGAGGAGGAAGACGTGGAGTTATCTGTGCAGGTCGGCGATGCGTGGTCACACTGGATGCGGCAGTATGCGCCGGGTATGACGCACCGGGACATTTTGCGCAAGGTGCTGGGTGATGCAAAAATTGACCACGGAGATCATGCTGACATTCCCTATGTGTTTGGTGGCGGATCGGCAGGCATTCGCTGTCTGGTCGCTTTACTGTCCCTGATTGCCACGTTAACCTTGCTTCTGTTTGTCGGAACGATTTCATTTATTTTGATTTTGGCTCAGGAAATGGCACTGGCGATCCTTATTCTTGCACCGGTCGTGCTGCTGCTTGGACTTTTTCCGGAACGGGGGTTTATGTTTGTACGCCGCTGGCTCGGCTGGTTGATCGGGGTCCTCGGTACAAAGGTCATCTATGGATTTTACATGGGCTTTACGCTGCTTGTTGCCGATATCGTCGCGCGCGGCTCCGGCATTCTGATGCTGCAGCAAATCTTTGTGGCGCTGCTCTTTTTCTGTGCATTTTTGTTCCGCAAAAAGATTCTCAAACAGATACTTAGCATCTTCCAAGCGCCGACTCCGCATGAGATGTATGACACCTCCAAAAAAGAAGTCGTCCACCATTGGGGAGAAGCGAAGCAGTCGTGGCAAAACACGAAGGAAACGACGAAAAAAGCAGCGGCGACAGCGAAGAAGATCATTTCCAAGTTGAAATAAGGAAACTGATGCGGAAGTGACGTTCCAAGCTGAACAGGCAAGTAGGGGGAGGCATTTGAATGGACCGGATTGCGGAGTGGCTAAGGGGTGAATTTCAGGTGCAGACCTTGTCCTATGAGGAAAAGCTGGCGCACGGTCTGGTTTTTCGGGGAGTTAGCCGTGGTGGGGAAGTGGTGTTTTTGGTGCCCGAATCGCAACATGTGTGGATGAGAAAAGCGGTTAGACAGGAGTGGAAGCCAACGGGGATCAAAGTACCTGATCGGGTCATGCGGTGACTGTTGACAACTTACAAAAGAGGGGATGACGATGGATGTTGTGAAAGACTGGGAGACGTTGGTATCCGACCTGAAGCAACGGATCCAAAGCGGCGATGTGTCATGCCGACTGCTGCTGGACAAAGCGGAAGCAGACCTGAAAAAGGCGCGCGAAAAACAGGTGACGCTGGAGCGGGACCGCCATGGATGAGGTTAGTGGTTTGATCAAGAAAAGGGTACTCTGGTGGGTGATCGGTAGCTTGGGTTTTGTCGGCATTGTTATTGTGTTGTTGGTTTTACTTGTGGCTTTTGTCTTATTAGGTGTGCTGGTCAGTTCGTCGGATTCCTCTATGGAAGGGATTCCAGTACCCCAACAGCAAACGTTCGATATTCCCGCACCGTTATTGCCGATCTATATTCACGCAGAAAATGAAGCGGTGACATGGTCGCGGTTGGCGGCGATTCACAAGATCACCACCGATTTTGGAGCCGAGACTGCGAAGCGGATCGATACGATTGGCGAAATGGGGTTTCCGCGACTTTTGTGGGAAGCGTACAAGGTGGATGGAGACGGGGATGGAAAGATCAGCGCAGATAACCCCTACGATGCGATTTTTTCGTTGGCAAATTATTTACGATTGGCCTCTCTTGAGACAGATGCTGCGATGGAAGCGTGGTTTTTAAACCCGAATG
It contains:
- a CDS encoding type IV secretion system protein; the protein is MRRKCRYGLLLLVFIACLMSLANPLTVFAQAPPQDMLDQLLPGESQMGIEPGDRTLDYRQYPTDHYTWDLGYDLVEWSGWKPKLNNPFPIILNWIANGLFLANAFITRLSIFLMQLGFHTDLVNEQLSLILPIMEGMRTGFFSKFLPFALVLLAAWMVKVGYWNNQTTRLMSGVVGSIVVLIGSYWFFTHSGQSIRAVSQTMDKLTQITMGSLAAPYQRVTGEQLGAGLANVADQQLMATSNRLWKLFVDRPWTIGQFNRQDGNVVRMTAEEVEAILDQAEEEDVELSVQVGDAWSHWMRQYAPGMTHRDILRKVLGDAKIDHGDHADIPYVFGGGSAGIRCLVALLSLIATLTLLLFVGTISFILILAQEMALAILILAPVVLLLGLFPERGFMFVRRWLGWLIGVLGTKVIYGFYMGFTLLVADIVARGSGILMLQQIFVALLFFCAFLFRKKILKQILSIFQAPTPHEMYDTSKKEVVHHWGEAKQSWQNTKETTKKAAATAKKIISKLK
- a CDS encoding ATP-binding protein produces the protein MKFPVLYWEQNLLFDTLLKPWAVYRIPLKPYAYQSPEKKRGTVSQMQQFLHSYHGSGQLLSVTRMMDASVWQARRTGQGAEYERYVKAVMQRFAERRPWQRSLYLILQLSAVQKQFPEVDLSGLRKTGETLKALAGALGRSVTEQFWYRQRGELEMERLQIAKTAESLQFNQVNHHLSGERCGPQEIEWLLRRGFFRGLSLEPELILTPETMREVRVKGDKVLLRPKKSLPILLAADMVSEEKMKTWVVHHDDLDEDSLKSFQAFFSVVDVPEEIDTVGDEWLYALEDLPFPAEVSIHFQVQTPHEAAGGLQRNRKVLKDQRREYKEASEETPITLEWAGKRGRVLENKLQKGMPLVWASTWLNVSASSRKELEERSAQLLQLYATKQIRVVRSPADQGTAFQLFLPGSAMDKQNRIPMDPKFLSAGMLHGSREIGDPDGDYIGRTLHRIPVLLDLKRPMSKELNRSGAIVIVGTLGSGKSVLKKTLFYHGYNQGGIVFSIDPKDEDGSFALIPDIHENMIRLNFSAESTTKFNPFRMSKSEERSHGIVLDFLSLLLEGTRNDERADALMEAVERTFEQEKRDLHIFMTELTHIATESPMEAIRVEARRCVNRLLSYSRSPFGKFIFAHDGEENAQLSGARFIVITLAGLPLPKKRSERLQTALTPNERFGLGIMYLVAALGREYMFYSPHDQLKIFGIDESWMLKAFPEGALLIDEIIRMGRSFAVVPLLATQNPGDVADEETRNNLGSIFCFRTEDPRAIADNLTLIGLDPDDEDMIQAFRELKAGDCYMKDITGRIGRVHIEPTPDDLLTIFNTSPDRVSRERRETP
- a CDS encoding M23 family metallopeptidase, yielding MDEVSGLIKKRVLWWVIGSLGFVGIVIVLLVLLVAFVLLGVLVSSSDSSMEGIPVPQQQTFDIPAPLLPIYIHAENEAVTWSRLAAIHKITTDFGAETAKRIDTIGEMGFPRLLWEAYKVDGDGDGKISADNPYDAIFSLANYLRLASLETDAAMEAWFLNPNDVALVYAKEAEYASMLIMPRNWLWPVIGYTSLSSSYGSRTDPVTGELGVFHDGIDIPAPRGTPVVAIQNGAVIQVTRSNSGYGHYIRLSHEGGVQSLYAHLSDIGVRSGQQVLCGEVIGWVGSTGKSTGPHLHFGMSQNGQSVNPQNYWLDPTEGE